In Flavobacterium cerinum, one genomic interval encodes:
- the gcvT gene encoding glycine cleavage system aminomethyltransferase GcvT: MKNTALTHVHESLGAKMVPFAGYNMPVQYEGVNIEHETVRNGVGVFDVSHMGEFFLRGENALALIQKVTSNDASKLVDGKAQYSCLPNNEGGIVDDLIIYKIADNNYLLVVNASNIEKDWNWISQHNDLGVEMENASEGYSLLAIQGPKAAEAMQSLTSVDLANMPYYSFQIGTFGGVQDVIISATGYTGSGGFEIYFKNEDAETIWNKVFEAGAAFGIKPIGLAARDTLRLEMGFCLYGNDINDTTSPLEAGLGWITKFDKEFTNSENLKKQKEAGVSRKLVAFELTERGIPRHDYEIVDKDGNVIGVVTSGTMSPSLNKGIGLGYVPTAFSTVDSEIFIRIRKNDVAAKVVKLPFYKK; encoded by the coding sequence ATGAAAAATACAGCATTAACGCACGTTCACGAAAGTTTGGGAGCAAAAATGGTTCCGTTTGCAGGTTATAACATGCCTGTTCAGTATGAAGGAGTTAACATTGAACATGAAACAGTTCGTAACGGCGTAGGTGTTTTTGACGTATCACATATGGGTGAGTTTTTCCTTCGCGGAGAAAATGCATTGGCTTTAATCCAAAAAGTAACCTCAAACGATGCTTCTAAATTAGTAGACGGAAAAGCACAGTATTCTTGTTTACCTAACAATGAAGGCGGTATTGTAGATGACCTTATTATTTATAAAATAGCAGATAACAACTATTTATTGGTGGTTAATGCTTCCAATATCGAAAAAGACTGGAACTGGATTTCACAACATAATGATTTAGGTGTGGAGATGGAAAATGCATCTGAAGGCTATTCATTATTAGCTATTCAGGGACCAAAAGCAGCTGAAGCGATGCAATCGTTAACTTCAGTTGATTTGGCTAACATGCCGTACTATTCGTTCCAGATCGGTACATTTGGCGGCGTACAGGATGTTATCATTTCGGCTACCGGATATACCGGATCAGGCGGATTTGAGATTTATTTTAAAAATGAAGATGCCGAAACTATCTGGAATAAGGTATTTGAAGCCGGAGCGGCATTCGGAATCAAACCGATCGGATTAGCAGCAAGAGATACTTTACGTCTTGAAATGGGCTTTTGCTTATACGGAAACGATATCAACGATACTACTTCTCCGCTAGAAGCCGGTTTAGGCTGGATTACCAAATTCGACAAAGAATTCACTAATTCCGAAAATTTAAAAAAGCAAAAAGAAGCCGGCGTTTCCCGCAAATTAGTTGCTTTCGAATTAACGGAGCGTGGTATTCCGCGTCACGACTATGAAATCGTAGACAAAGACGGAAATGTTATCGGTGTGGTAACATCAGGAACCATGTCGCCATCACTAAATAAAGGAATCGGTTTAGGTTATGTTCCAACTGCATTTTCTACAGTTGACAGCGAGATTTTTATCCGAATCCGTAAAAACGATGTAGCTGCAAAAGTGGTTAAATTACCGTTTTACAAAAAATAA
- the thrC gene encoding threonine synthase, whose protein sequence is MNYYSLTNKQHRVGFREAVLQSIAPDGGLYFPEVITPLPSDFFNSLDRLDNETIAYTVIAPFIGDAIPENELRKIIKDTLSFDFPIVPVTDSVSALELFHGPTMAFKDVGARFMSRCLGYFNRENNQKTTVLVATSGDTGGAVASGFLGVKNVDVVLLYPSGKVSAIQEAQLTTLGQNIQALEVNGSFDDCQDMVKKAFRDADLKNRNLTSANSINVARWLPQLFYFFFAYKALKATGKPLYISCPSGNFGNIGAGILAKKLGLPIAGFIAATNANDTVPRYLENGLYAPNATISTISNAMDVSNPSNFIRIQELYANDREQLKKDLASFSFTDAETRTAMETVYRESQYIMDPHGAVGYLGLQKVLANHPEAIGLFLETAHPVKFQDTVEAYLNRSLPIPEPIQHIMTQTKQSIPIRHYQELKDYLVN, encoded by the coding sequence GTCTTACCAATAAGCAACATCGTGTTGGGTTCAGAGAAGCCGTTTTACAAAGTATTGCTCCGGATGGTGGTTTGTATTTCCCGGAAGTGATCACACCGCTTCCCTCCGATTTTTTTAATTCACTTGATCGGCTGGATAATGAAACTATTGCGTATACGGTTATAGCACCGTTTATCGGCGATGCAATTCCGGAAAACGAACTCCGTAAAATCATCAAAGACACCCTTTCATTTGATTTCCCGATTGTTCCGGTAACCGATTCTGTTTCTGCTTTGGAATTATTCCATGGTCCAACAATGGCTTTTAAGGATGTCGGAGCCCGATTTATGTCCCGATGTCTGGGTTATTTTAATCGGGAAAACAATCAAAAAACAACCGTTCTGGTAGCCACTTCCGGTGATACGGGCGGTGCTGTGGCCAGTGGTTTTCTCGGTGTAAAAAATGTTGATGTCGTATTGTTATATCCGAGCGGAAAAGTGAGTGCAATACAGGAAGCTCAGCTTACAACATTGGGTCAAAATATTCAGGCATTAGAAGTCAACGGTTCTTTTGATGATTGTCAGGATATGGTTAAAAAAGCCTTTCGGGATGCTGATCTGAAAAACCGAAATCTGACTTCAGCCAATTCGATCAATGTTGCCCGATGGCTTCCGCAATTATTCTACTTTTTCTTTGCTTATAAAGCCTTGAAAGCAACCGGAAAACCACTTTATATTTCCTGTCCGAGCGGTAATTTCGGAAATATCGGTGCCGGTATTCTGGCGAAAAAACTAGGATTACCGATTGCCGGTTTTATTGCTGCTACAAATGCAAACGATACCGTTCCGCGTTATCTTGAAAACGGTTTGTATGCGCCCAATGCTACAATCAGTACGATTTCAAATGCAATGGATGTAAGTAATCCGAGTAATTTTATTCGGATACAGGAATTATATGCGAATGACCGGGAGCAACTTAAAAAAGATTTAGCTTCCTTTTCATTTACCGATGCCGAAACCCGAACGGCAATGGAAACCGTTTACCGGGAAAGTCAGTATATAATGGATCCGCATGGAGCTGTTGGCTATTTGGGATTGCAAAAAGTGTTGGCAAATCATCCGGAAGCCATCGGTTTATTTCTGGAAACGGCACATCCGGTTAAATTCCAGGATACTGTAGAAGCTTATTTAAACCGTAGTCTGCCTATTCCCGAACCCATTCAGCATATCATGACCCAAACAAAACAAAGTATTCCGATTCGTCATTATCAGGAACTAAAAGATTATCTCGTAAACTAA